One window from the genome of Oryctolagus cuniculus chromosome 1, mOryCun1.1, whole genome shotgun sequence encodes:
- the TMEM225 gene encoding transmembrane protein 225 isoform X1 — protein MTVSSLESRLVSLQCCRVEVIFSVPQDTSASAIANASAVTKTPDFALPPVTNQIREVYEITAQSQLEIPLTMVYISSRNMQAINMLSSSWATVLLTIGIIVDEWVELIPKRQKIKVNHSPWMTCCITTWPEGELERIRMMMVAVLGISFSLNLILGLEFTYVIPQNIYIYTSSLPPKVSSQAEMTTTVAVKEHGWDRMLNYREGQGTAEAE, from the exons ATGACAGTTAGCAGCCTTGAGAGCAGGCTGGTCTCACTGCAGTGCTGCAGGGTGGAAGTTATCTTCTCTGTTCCACAAGATACTTCAGCTTCTGCCATTGCCAATGCCTCAGCAGTCACCAAAACCCCAGATTTTGCCCTTCCTCCTGTGACTAATCAAATCAGAGAAGTCTATGAAATAACCGCGCAGTCTCAGCTAGAAATCCCACTCACAATGGTGTATATATCAAGCAGAAATATGCAGGCCATCAACAtgctctcctcctcctgggccacagtctTGTTGACAATAGGAATCATCGTGGATGAATGGGTGGAGCTGatccccaaaagacaaaagaTCAAGGTGAACCACAGTCCATGGATGACATGCTGCATTACTACTTGGCCAGAAG GTGAGCTGGAAAGAATCCGGATGATGATGGTTGCAGTCCTCGGCATTTCCTTCTCCCTTAACTTGATCCTGGGTCTGGAATTCACCTATGTGATTCCTcagaacatatatatatacacctcctCACTGCCACCGAAGGTCTCCTCTCAG GCAGAGATGACCACCACGGTCGCAGTCAAAGAGCACGGCTGGGACAGAATGCTCAATTATAGAGAGGGGCAAGGGACTGCGGAAGCAGAGTGA
- the TMEM225 gene encoding transmembrane protein 225 isoform X2 codes for MTVSSLESRLVSLQCCRVEVIFSVPQDTSASAIANASAVTKTPDFALPPVTNQIREVYEITAQSQLEIPLTMVYISSRNMQAINMLSSSWATVLLTIGIIVDEWVELIPKRQKIKVNHSPWMTCCITTWPEGELERIRMMMVAVLGISFSLNLILGLEFTYVIPQNIYIYTSSLPPKVSSQGNYSYIHLCLATASLQGKAW; via the exons ATGACAGTTAGCAGCCTTGAGAGCAGGCTGGTCTCACTGCAGTGCTGCAGGGTGGAAGTTATCTTCTCTGTTCCACAAGATACTTCAGCTTCTGCCATTGCCAATGCCTCAGCAGTCACCAAAACCCCAGATTTTGCCCTTCCTCCTGTGACTAATCAAATCAGAGAAGTCTATGAAATAACCGCGCAGTCTCAGCTAGAAATCCCACTCACAATGGTGTATATATCAAGCAGAAATATGCAGGCCATCAACAtgctctcctcctcctgggccacagtctTGTTGACAATAGGAATCATCGTGGATGAATGGGTGGAGCTGatccccaaaagacaaaagaTCAAGGTGAACCACAGTCCATGGATGACATGCTGCATTACTACTTGGCCAGAAG GTGAGCTGGAAAGAATCCGGATGATGATGGTTGCAGTCCTCGGCATTTCCTTCTCCCTTAACTTGATCCTGGGTCTGGAATTCACCTATGTGATTCCTcagaacatatatatatacacctcctCACTGCCACCGAAGGTCTCCTCTCAG GGCAACTATTCCTACATTCACCTGTGTCTGGCTACAGCAAGTCTACAAGGAAAAGCTTGGTAA
- the TMEM225 gene encoding transmembrane protein 225 isoform X3, with translation MTVSSLESRLVSLQCCRVEVIFSVPQDTSASAIANASAVTKTPDFALPPVTNQIREVYEITAQSQLEIPLTMVYISSRNMQAINMLSSSWATVLLTIGIIVDEWVELIPKRQKIKVNHSPWMTCCITTWPEGELERIRMMMVAVLGISFSLNLILGLEFTYVIPQNIYIYTSSLPPKVSSQESSLSYSASSP, from the exons ATGACAGTTAGCAGCCTTGAGAGCAGGCTGGTCTCACTGCAGTGCTGCAGGGTGGAAGTTATCTTCTCTGTTCCACAAGATACTTCAGCTTCTGCCATTGCCAATGCCTCAGCAGTCACCAAAACCCCAGATTTTGCCCTTCCTCCTGTGACTAATCAAATCAGAGAAGTCTATGAAATAACCGCGCAGTCTCAGCTAGAAATCCCACTCACAATGGTGTATATATCAAGCAGAAATATGCAGGCCATCAACAtgctctcctcctcctgggccacagtctTGTTGACAATAGGAATCATCGTGGATGAATGGGTGGAGCTGatccccaaaagacaaaagaTCAAGGTGAACCACAGTCCATGGATGACATGCTGCATTACTACTTGGCCAGAAG GTGAGCTGGAAAGAATCCGGATGATGATGGTTGCAGTCCTCGGCATTTCCTTCTCCCTTAACTTGATCCTGGGTCTGGAATTCACCTATGTGATTCCTcagaacatatatatatacacctcctCACTGCCACCGAAGGTCTCCTCTCAG GAATCATCTCTCTCATACAGTGCAAGCAGTCCATAA
- the OR6M1 gene encoding LOW QUALITY PROTEIN: olfactory receptor 6M1 (The sequence of the model RefSeq protein was modified relative to this genomic sequence to represent the inferred CDS: inserted 3 bases in 3 codons): MVICTITQAEFPFLVSSGTACRLVAMAMGNVSTVTEFTLTAFPGLLEIQIFLFALLSLTYTLIAIGNVIIISLICTNHHLQIPMYFLLNNLSCLNIVYATVXPPKLLACLVEEKKIISFAGCMTQAYFYFFLGIVEFLLLAIMSFDCSVANCNALCYTIIMNSRACLLLVLECWVGALXVLVPTIVVARLPYCREEINHFSCDIAPLLQVASVDTPXIEKINFLPSALVILSSLAFTTGPYAYIISTILYIPSAQGHQKAFSTCASHITVISIAYGRNIVVYARPNQTHSLDFDKVTVLLTTVVTPLLNCFIYRLRIEKVKEDLRKTKDRIVSLILRKTHHWCLVYHKAFLIFSTFILLENSGIIVCQKFETVSTG; this comes from the exons ATGGTTATTTGTACAATCACCCAAGCTGAGTTTCCTTTCCTTGTTTCTTCAGGGACAGCCTGCCGACTTGTAGCAATGGCCATGGGAAATGTGAGCACTGTCACTGAATTCACCCTGACTGCCTTTCCAGGTCTTCTGGAGATTCAAATATTCCTTTTTGCACTTCTCTCGCTGACTTACACATTAATAGCAATAGGGAACGTTATCATCATCTCCCTCATATGCACCAACCATCACCTGCAAATCCCAATGTACTTCCtcctcaacaatttgtcctgTCTGAATATTGTATACGCTACAG GACCCCCAAAGTTGCTAGCTTGTCTGGTAGAAGAGAAAAAGATCATATCCTTTGCTGGCTGCATGACTCAAGCGTATTTCTACTTCTTCCTGGGGATAGTGGAGTTTCTCCTCTTGGCAATCATGTCCTTTGACTGCTCCGTGGCCAACTGTAACGCTCTGTGCTACACCATCATCATGAACAgcagagcctgcctcctgctggttCTTGAATGCTGGGTGGGAGCCC CTGTGTTGGTACCAACCATTGTAGTGGCAAGGCTACCTTACTGTAGGGAAGAAATTAATCATTTTTCCTGTGACATTGCCCCTCTTCTACAGGTGGCCAGTGTAGATACTC ACATTGAGAAGATAAACTTTCTCCCCTCTGCCCTTGTCATTCTGAGTTCCCTGGCATTCACTACTGGACCCTATGCCTACATCATTTCTACCATCCTGTACATCCCCTCAGCCCAAGGCCATCAGAAAGCTTTTTCTACCTGTGCTTCTCACATCACAGTCATTTCCATTGCTTATGGAAGAAACATTGTTGTGTATGCAAGACCAAATCAGACACATTCACTGGATTTTGACAAGGTCACTGTTCTTCTCACTACAGTGGTAACACCCCTCCTGAACTGTTTCATCTACAGGTTGAGGATTGAAAAGGTAAAAGAAGATTTGAGAAAGACAAAGGACAGAATTGTGTCCTTGATTCTAAGGAAAACTCACCACTGGTGTTTAGTATATCACAAAGCATTTCTTATCTTCAGCACTTTCATTCTGCTTGAAAACAGTGGTATAATAGTATGCCAGAAATTTGAGACCGTATCTACAGGATGA